A stretch of DNA from Mus musculus strain C57BL/6J chromosome 6, GRCm38.p6 C57BL/6J:
ATCCCGTCCTTTCTTCTTCTGCAGTCCCTAGGAAGTGGGCTGTGGTGACGGCTCCTCACACGGGTCCAGCTGCATCCTCAGCGCGCCGATTTTGTGAAGATACCAAAGCTGAAGGAATTCCTCAGGCATGGCATGGTAGCCTGAGAAGGGCAAGACGTTGTCATAGTAGTGGTGACTGATAGGGTCCCCTTGCATGTTCACCGAGAAGGGCCAGAAGCCATAGATGGACACCTCCTCACAGAGGCCCAAGGCTGCACTCACCAAAAAGAGTCCTGTAGACAAGCGCTTGGCGTGGATCCCCCTACTCTTCCAGAACTTTCCAATGTTCCGAAGAAAGTTGGGGTTAGCAAAAAGCACTGTTTGATTGGCTCCAACATCTTTCAGTGTGTAATACACACGGAGAGACGGCTCTGTGCCTGTCTTCATAGAAAAGGCAGGCATGTAGATGTAACTGTGGTTATAGATCTTCATGTTGTCCACAAACTTCTTTCTGGACCACAGCAGGTTTTCAAATCTATGGGAAACAAAAGTTCCAATTAAACCTCAGACACGGAGACAGATCAAAGCCCGCTCGCTCACCCAGTCCTCTGAAGGCTCGGGTCGTTCATCAAACAGAACGCGTGAAAAACACTTTACTCGGAACTTCTCATCAAATACCCCAACTTATCAAACACTCCTACCTTGAACTCGTCAACATTCCTCAATGAAGCTCTGCTAGACTAAAGTCAACTGCTTATTTTGTTCTCTCTTAGAGTGTAAAATGATTTAACATTTGTGAATTCATAAAGATTGGAGGCTggggtggtggcggcggcggtgtCAGTAAAAGCTACACGTGTGGTGTGTCAGAAACATAAGACTGGTTTCTTCATCTGAACATTAACAGGAATTACTTGTAAGACCTCATGTTCTAGGAATGTTTAGTTGGCCAATGTTCTAACTTTAAGACTATATGTGGGGCATGTTATTGCGCTGCTAGACAGGCCTAAGAACGGTGAGGTGGGGCATATTTAAAGTCCCCGAATCTCAGGGATCTGAAGTAGGAGTGGAGCAGCCCCTCCCCAGCCTCTCATGCCTGCTTTAGACAGGTGACCTCCACCACCAACTGAGAGGCTCACAGGCACTCGGTCCTGTAGCATAGCACCTGGAGTTTGTCTCCATGCGAATGAGGCATCTAAATAGCCTTACCCTTTAACCAATAGCCTTCCCTGGTTCACCCTGAATAAAATGTATGCGCCCACATCCCCTTCCAAGAAAGCAATATGAACAAGCAAGGATCGTCTCAGAGCTGCTTCTTTAAAGATCGCTGTAGGGAAGGCCTTCTCCTAAGAGAGCCATGCCTTAGAATCCCCAAAAGGCTTTTCTCAACTCTCACCCTTCTGCTACTCCACACCCATTCCCAGTTGGACCAGATTCTGTTCCTCTTGGGCTCCACTTGCCTCTTCCTGCCAAGTGGAGATGCCTGGAGAATGAACATGGACCCTGGACCCCCATTCTAGTCTTTGCTTCTGGGTAGTACACCAACAGTACCCAGGTacccagagaggaaaccaggaaccACAGAATTCACCCCAGACCCTATTTCCCCTTCAGGTCCAGcatgtagtagtatctgatgtcCCAAAGTGAAACACGGGCTGTAGACTCTCGTCTGGACTTTGCCCCATCTTCTCTAGCCAGTGTGTTGGCAGCGCCTGGGCATCCCAGGCAGAGAGCAGAGTACAGTACCACAACTACATAGGAAAAGGAAGTTTTGTTACAGTTGTAGCTCTACCCAGACAGCTGCCCATATGCCTTTCTGGAGAATTCTCCTTCCCTCTGATCATCCATGACTGcctgtggaaaaaaaatctctgattCAAACAGAAGCAACTGAAATGTATGGACTACCGCCTAAGTGCCAGGAGAGAAATACCATTACGGCTTGATTGCGACTTTACCTATCTTTCACTAATCTTGCTTGCATATGTGAGTTTGGACATATTGCACATTGTAGGGGTCAGAGGGCAGCCTTAGGTGTCAGTCATGACCTCCCGTGTtggtttctgggttttgtttgtggcTGTATAAGCCAAGCTAGCTGCCCCCAAAGCTTCCGGGGATGCTATTGTCTCTGTCCCTCATCCCACCATGGGACCGCTGAGGTCACGGATGCCGGCTACTGTGCCCATCTTTATGTGCGCTCCAGAAATTTGACCTCTGGTCCTCATACTTGCTCTGCTTCTCCTGCCAAGCCGTCTCCTCAGGCTAATGCCTCATGTTTTAACTCAAGAAATCCAAGTCCCGTTAAGGAAACAGAAGTGTTACAAACACAGCATAACGTGTCTCAAATTTCATACTTGATAGATCTGCAAAGTATCATAGCATGCAGGaggaaaaaaccaaccaaacaagcaagcaaacaataacaacaacgaaAACCAATCAATCGGTTAAGCCTTGGAAGAGAGTGGGGTCAGAGAAAGCTGTGGGGTGGAAAACACTTCACGAGCTCTTGCTGGGGAAACAGAGGAACATAAAGCTACAAGATCATGGGTAAGTGCATCAATGCCATGAAAACTAGGTAGACTTGCGGGTCCTGGGACGGGAAGGTTAGGTTGGTTTAGACAGTGGCTGAAGATAAGGCGTGCTGTAAAATATCTCCCTTATCTCTAACATTCTGCCCTCACCGCCACCCTGTGGTGAGAGCCCTTCATGCCGCATATCAGTGTCAGGCTGCGAAAGAGGGTTGAGGAAGTAAGTTTAGGAAGTAAAGAGGCTGACAGCTGGGAGAGCAGATAAGAGGCTGAGGATGCAGGGTAAACAAAAATGAATCGGTGAAAGGGAAAagagtagggggagggagggagtgatggatagcaggggaagggaaagaagggagggaaggaaagggaggaagaagaaggaaagaaagggagagagggtagggagagagtgggagaggaggagaaggaggagaggggagagagggggaaggagagagagaagaagagaggggaagggagagagaaaggggaaggaggagggggagggagagaggggtagGAGGgaagtgggcagaggcaggcagtgaaCTAGTACAGTAAGACTTCTTGAGGTCAGTTGTCCTGGTTCACATTCTCCACAGGGAGAGCAGCAACAGCCATGAGCAGAATGGAGCCAGACTTATGTCCCTGCAGAGACAAAGCAGGCCTCTGTTGTAAATGTGTGACAGTCGCTGTGACTACCCAGATTCAAAGCACTGGGGCAATCATGGCTCTTCATCTGTTGAGAGTAAAGAAGGATGCCTCTCAAGCCCAGAAGGATGGCCTCCCAGACTGTCTGCATGCCCTTGACCCGGAAGCCACGTGAGCCACTTCCCCAGGACACCAACCACGGGAAAGGTGATGACTGTGTCTCCAGAAGTTACTcacctagagcagtggttctcaactttcctaatgatgccaccctttaatacagttcctcacacgATGGcgaccccaactataaaattattttgttgggacttcataactgcaattttattactgttatgaattgtaatgtagatatctgatatgcaacccccaaaAGGGGTTGagaccacaggctgagaaccattgcCCTAGGAAGCTCAGAAACATTAGTCAACCATTTTCTAGACTGGTGCCAACATCTCTCTGATGAATACTCAAGTTGGACCTGGGCTCTGCCCAGCTACTCAATCATTTCCACTCTTGCCCACCCACATCCTTCGCTTTTCCTAATTTCCAAAATGCCTTCCAGGCAATGTAGAAGCAGCAGACAAACAACCTAACTGAACTACCCTGTGCTTTGTCTAGAATAACCTACAGACTTCATTGATACCCCACGGCCTGGAATTCTGGTCAGTCCACTGCTGGACATTTATATCCATCTGGGTCTGTGAGATACACTCACTTAGAAGATGCAATGGTTAGTTACTGTTGCCAATTCGAATGGGTTTACTATATTCCCCATGGAAACATACACTCCTGTGTGCACCCACGAAGGTATTTCTAGAAAGGGTCCTGTAAGGAGGGAAGACTCGCTGTAAAGGTGAGCCTCACTCGTCCAATGActagagaaaggagggaaagccAGCTGAGTCCCAGCATGCACCTCTGTTTCCTAACTGCACACGTGGTGCAATCAGCCACCTGCCGCCATGCCTATCCCGCCGCCATGCCTGTCCCTCCGGGATGAACAAATGCTTCCCTAAGCCTTCCCTAAGCTGCCAGGTGTTTCTCACAgcgatgagaaaagatacatacaaTGTAGCATCCGTGTGAGCGATCTCTGCCTGTCCTTCAGTGCCTCTTCTGCATCCCTAACTACACCCTCCTCCCCTTTGTCCTTTACAACCAGCTTTGTAGCTCTTCCCAAATGCTCATACTCAAAGGAGGATTTCCCCTCCTCTAGGGAATCGCCCCCTCTGGCTTCTAGACATGGGAACTAGCCTCCCTTCCCCAGCTTTAATTAACCAGTTTCTGGCAGTTCAAAAATGTGTTTATTCCAAGTATGCAACGTAACCTTGGCGCAGGCAAACACACCATTGAAATGATTATTACGATAGGCTAGAATTTGATTTCAAAAATTCTTCTTGATACACCCACCCTGTGAGCTACACGCTGTCTCTCATCTGCCATCAGTATCCTGGGACAGTTGTTTTCCTTCCTTATTGCCTCCAGCAGAAACACAAAGtaggtaaataaaatgtaattttaaaactgtCCTCAACTCAGCTCTGTGATTGTTCACTGCCTAGCTGATGCAGTTACCATTTGTTGATCAATAGTTTAACAGTGTTGGTTTTGAATTTTGCTAACTTGTTATAAAGTCCTGTTAGGACCACAGAGGAGTGGCACTAGCTCTGCCTTCTGACCCTGGGCTAGGCTCCAGGTTCTGTGTGCACCACAACTCACTTCACACAATTAGAGTCACTTGTCCATTTGCCACCCCAGTGATACCCCATAGACACGTGAAGACCCAAACCAAACATTTACAATGAACCCCCTCATCCTCACTGAACCTTTTAATGGTCTTCTTTGGCTACTGCAGTGGCTGAAGCCCACACAGCACTGAGTGGTCTGAAGTGGGAGCAATATCATGATTTGGATACTAACCtaagctacatagtaaattccaggccagcctgagctacagaacgGAAAAACACAACGCACAGCAGGtaggattgctcagtgggtatAGGCAGGATGAGGCTACAATCCTGGGAGCCACCCAGTGGAAGGAGAGACGGCTGTGGTGCACCAGTGCCTAcctacatgtgtatgcataataGACAAATGCATAAACAAAGAACAGTAGTAATAGGAACTAAACTAAAATTAGTAAAAGTCATTGAATTTCTAAAAAAGAGTCAATATATCTGTTAAGGCTGTATATAGCCCGGAGATGAGAGAATCCATCTATTTAACCCTCTACATTTTATACAATAGCTCAGAAGAGCTGTGTATCACATACTAAAATTAAATGGAGTTCTCAGTTCAGCAGCCCATATACTAAAATTACATTaagattaaaaaccaaaaaaatgctcatgcctgtaatctgaATATTCaaggctgaggaaggaaggttggttgagtttgaggccacctgggGCTACCCAGAGAACtccaggctatcctgggctacatatcgagaccttgtttcaaaagcaaagcaaaactttAAAACAAGGAAAACTGAGTTTTTATTTAATGAAGACACTGAGATACTTAAGAACCTTAAGAAACAAATTCATGCCCCACAAGAAAACTTCAACATAATTTCTAGTAGAGCAAGACAGCTACTGGAAATATAGATAatagaaaatcaaaaaaaaaaaaaacctgtgggcttaagactctcggAAGATACTAACAAAATTGCTGATGCCAAGGAGCAGAACGCTGTCCTATGAAACATAAGACAACTGCCATAGAAGGGAAATAGCTCTGAAAATATTTACAACAGAGCTAACAAGTGTCTGGGCACCGGTGGGACTTACGGTCTAAAGCACTGGCACAGAACATACTCCAAGTCTCAATTAATGAGAAGATTAAACTATTTGGTTAACAGGTTACTGGTTATTACACATTGTCAGGATTACAAATTGAGCAAGATCTACAAACAGAAAGgctctatttctctctcctttcattcAATCTCCAGAAATAAGACAAACGATGTTTTTTTCAAAGATCCATAGCCACAGTGAAAGCAAGAAAGGAGGCAGACTTTTGGGGACCCCCCCCCATGGGTTGCCAGGCTTTGGGGAAACCCCCTCCATGAAAATTgtccacagaaaacaaaacagaacaaaaaccatAGAGAAACCAAAGCAAGAAGCAACTTGAAGAGTAGAAAAGGTGACACATCCTGTGCCCACGGTCAGCAGGTTATCAGTATGAATGTGAGGTATTAGGGGCACATAAGTGGGTCAGACTCAAACGCCATGCTCTGTCTGTTATCAGTGCATGGGTGAAGAGGTACGATGTCCAGGCAGATGTGTGCTCAGCCTGGGGGAAACTGGCAACATTCTGTGCACACAACATCCACAGCCAGACTTACATAGCCCAGAGGAATGAAGGAATTAACCTTTACCAGCACAGGAACAAAGATCTGCGTGTGACTTCGTACAATGACTCCTGGGAGTCACCCAAGAGAAACCTAGAGTGTCACAGTCTCAACTTCAGCAAAGGCCACCTTTAACAGGTCCTGACATAAGAACAGAGAGTCGAGACTTCAGAGCACTGGGGGAcagtctggaactcagaaacagAAGGAGCCAAGACCATTAGAAGATCAAAAAGAAATGTCTTGAAATCTACATTagtctgttttaaaaatattaattatgacTGTATCCAGACTATGGTGATATAAAAAGGAGAATATTTAGGTAACAAGAGTTGCTGGCAGTTAAAAAATATAGACATTATGGGTTCTGGCAGAGGGACGCTCCAGGAAAACAGCTGCACGGTAGTCTCGACGCCATCCATCAGACGGTGTGGGGCAGAAGCCGGAACCTCCAGGACAGTCGTCTTAATATCCATGATTGCCCTAACAGGCCCAAAGCAGTGGCAATTGCAAGGGGTTGCTGGGGCTCCCACAGGAATGTAGCATGAACCAGTGCTGCACAGAGGGCCTCTgtaagtctcagaaaaaaacttAAGTCGAGCGGAATGGAAAACAGTGCACCAGGCTGTTTGTCCGGGCGAGCTTCGTGTTTGTAGCCAGCAGCGCGCAGGCATGACCTGAGCGGGGAGCCCGGCAAAGCACAGTGCGCAGGTCTGGCCTGCTGTGAGGGCCACGAGAAAAGAGATCAATCTTTACTTTCCCGCAAGAAATCAATACATACATTagaaattttaaaactataattaaGCATGCTGCTGCTTTCAAATCAAAGAGGAAAACAAGTCAGCCAAAGACACTGGAAAAAATTGATTTCTTGAAAGATGACTTGAGGGCGTAGGGGAGGGGGGCTGAGGCGAGAcagctgcttttctttttaagcttTATTGTTCTCTtagattgttaaaaaaaaaaaactgtgggtgtgcatcatttttataaaactgaatatttaatttttaaaatcctgaAAAACTTATAAAAGTGTTGATCAAATTCTGAAGACGATGAAAATTGTATGTCACTAAAAAGataatatataagtatgtatgcatctatgtatctatctacctatatatgtgtgtgtgtgtatacatggagatatgcacatatgtatacatgtatgattgaattataaatgtatatgcatgtgtatatacatgtaggcatccatgtattatgtatatatgtatgttttatgtatatatgcatgcatatatgtgtgtattcatacacatatatatgcatgtatgcatacatgtatgtatggtatttgtgcatatgcatgtgaatgcatgtgtacataaatgtacatgtatatttgtgtgtattgtacatgtatgcatccacatatgtgtgtatgtgtgtacatgtatgtatgtatatgtacacacacataaaaccacagaTATTAAAAATTCACAAGCCAACATAGTGAGTCTTCcgtttaaaaatatacattttaaaaatataggctAGAAGCTTCTAAAAGTGCCTGCACATTTTGATACAAAAGAGAAATCAATATTATGAAACACCAGCTGTAGAGACCACACTGTCAtcaaaaagtattaaaataactGTGGGAGAAAAGCTCTTACAAAGATGTCTGTAAGAGGAGGTCTGTCCGTTACCCATCCACGTAGTAAAGACAGCAAAGCCAACTGAAATATTTATTGGAGCCAGCAGAGATGTGCGTTTGCGCAAGATGCAATCTTACTACACACAGTCATggagggtttttaaaaatataacaaaatatttaaattattattataacaCAACTCCACACAACCTGAGACAAATTTAACAAATGTGTGATATTTTACAGAGACATTAAAATGGatagtatttttttaatcttccccacatacatgtgcaaatTCCACATAGTctcaattattattttaaagtaaaatttgagATGAGCCTGAATTTCACCGGAAAGGTATAAACTAAATCAGAGCGTGTATTCAGGACCACACTCAGTGAAGGAGTGGTGGAGGGTGGACGGGACTGGGGAAGAGGCGACACGCAGTGCCAAATCTGAGCATAGAACTGCAGTAACTCAAGAGGCCCCAGAGACTGGGTACAACTCTCCACACTTGAGGACTCCTCGTCTGATTAATGACATTTCAAACCAGCTTTCGTGAGATTGTACATGGCACCAGGACTGCCAGGTAATCAACAGTCAGAGCCAAGATAAATGTTTGCTCCATCGTTCAGGAAATTTAACTTCAGATAGAATTAGGGTACCTACATACAAACTGAGAAAAACACAAGGGTCGTCTGTAAGACCTGGGGACACAAAAAGCTCCCTACCATAACAGCAAAATCCAATAAGCAAAGGACTGATAACTATTGCTTCCAAAATAGACTTGTGGGTGGGGCACAGTGGGGCACATCTTtactcccagtacttgggaggcagagagagacagctagatctctgtgagttctaaacCGGCCTGGATTCTTATTTGTAATATTAGTGATAATCTGGGATAAAGAGTGACACAATTAAATTATAGAAATAGTCAACAAATTTCCACTTAGGAatctgggaagatggttcagtgggtgagaGCACTTGCTACACATGGGTGAGGGGCTGAGTTTGGATTCTCAACACTTATGTAACACACCAGGCATGTTCTCACATGCTGTGACCCTAGTGGTGCTGGGgataggggaaggaggaagactgGGGCATGGTAGCTGCTAGCCTAGCTGAAACACTAGCTTCAAATTTAGGGAGAGATCCTGTCCCTAAGGATTAAATAGAGAATGAATGAAGCAGACACCCAATGTCCTCCCCTATCCTCTGTGTGCAAGCACAAGCATGCACCTGTGACCACACAGGTGCAGGTACCACACAGGTACAAATACCACACAGGTGCAGGTACCACACAGGTGCAGGTACCACACAGGTGCAGATACCACACAGGTGCAGATACCACACAGGTGCAAATACCACACAGGTGCAAATACCACACAGGTGCAGGTACCACACAGGTGCAGGTACCACACAGGTGCAGGTACCACACAGGTGCAGGTACCACACAGGTGCAGGTACCACACAGGTGCAGGTACCACACTTTCCTATGGAAAGTTACATCCCACTCTCCTGCTGACTGACCTGAGCCTCACACCCTCTCTACTTCTCCAGGACCCCATGCACAACATCCTCTAAGTACCCTTTCTCTCTATCcaggtgatggtttgtatattcttggaccagggagtggcaccatttgaaggtatggccttgttggataaggtatgacctggttggagtaggtgtgccactgtgggtgtgggcttaataccctCACCATAGgggcctggaagtcagtcttccactaacggtctttggatgaagactagaaatctcagctctgcctgtgccatgcctgcctggatgctgccatgctccaccttgatgataatggactgaacctctgaccttgtaagccagccccaattaaatgttgttttttataagacttgccttggtcatggtgtctgttcatagcagtaaaaccctaactaagacagaggtctACCCTCATTAGCCCTCATCCGCACAAGGTCACTTATCCAAGACTTTTCTGATTGAAaacaaattaacacaaacaaaactCTCCTCTGTGGACTGATTAGAGTTT
This window harbors:
- the St8sia1 gene encoding alpha-N-acetylneuraminide alpha-2,8-sialyltransferase isoform X2, with translation MEDCCDPAHLFAMTKMNSPMGKSLWYDGELLYSFTIDNSTYSLFPQATPFQLPLKKCAVVGNGGILKMSGCGRQIDEANFVMRCNLPPLSSEYTRDVGSKTQLVTANPSIIRQRFENLLWSRKKFVDNMKIYNHSYIYMPAFSMKTGTEPSLRVYYTLKDVGANQTVLFANPNFLRNIGKFWKSRGIHAKRLSTGLFLVSAALGLCEEVSIYGFWPFSVNMQGDPISHHYYDNVLPFSGYHAMPEEFLQLWYLHKIGALRMQLDPCEEPSPQPTS
- the St8sia1 gene encoding alpha-N-acetylneuraminide alpha-2,8-sialyltransferase isoform X1, coding for MEPQILRRQMEDCCDPAHLFAMTKMNSPMGKSLWYDGELLYSFTIDNSTYSLFPQATPFQLPLKKCAVVGNGGILKMSGCGRQIDEANFVMRCNLPPLSSEYTRDVGSKTQLVTANPSIIRQRFENLLWSRKKFVDNMKIYNHSYIYMPAFSMKTGTEPSLRVYYTLKDVGANQTVLFANPNFLRNIGKFWKSRGIHAKRLSTGLFLVSAALGLCEEVSIYGFWPFSVNMQGDPISHHYYDNVLPFSGYHAMPEEFLQLWYLHKIGALRMQLDPCEEPSPQPTS
- the St8sia1 gene encoding alpha-N-acetylneuraminide alpha-2,8-sialyltransferase isoform X4, which encodes MGSSYTRSPSIIPRTPSSPRCNLPPLSSEYTRDVGSKTQLVTANPSIIRQRFENLLWSRKKFVDNMKIYNHSYIYMPAFSMKTGTEPSLRVYYTLKDVGANQTVLFANPNFLRNIGKFWKSRGIHAKRLSTGLFLVSAALGLCEEVSIYGFWPFSVNMQGDPISHHYYDNVLPFSGYHAMPEEFLQLWYLHKIGALRMQLDPCEEPSPQPTS